The Mangrovibacterium diazotrophicum DNA window CGAGCCCAGCGGTCTTTCAGCAAAGCTTTAGCGACATTGGATAAACCTCCGGTACGGTTTTCAAACCATTCATCTATCTTATTCTTGTTGCCGAGATATTGCGGTACATCTCTTGCTTCGTAACGAAGATCTAGAACAACCCTGTCGTCAACTGCTTCATCAAATTTGTAGGTATGAATGTAGGTGCCGAACGTTTCGAGGGAGTTCTTTTTATCGGACTTCAATAAAGGTGTACCTGTAAAACCGATGAGCATTACAGATTCGCCCATGATTGCTTTCATCGCTTCGTGTAGCATCCCTCCTTGGGTTCGGTGACATTCATCCACAAACACAAAAATATTTCCTTTGGGCCTGAAATTCAGCGGTAGTTTTTCCTGAACTTCTTTCAGATATTGTTCCACCGATTTGTTGGCTTTCTTTTTTCCCACTTCAGGCAAGTCGCTATCTGTTTTATTGCCGAATTTGTGTATCAAAGTACAAATTAACCAGGGATTTGCTTCGTCGAGCATTGAAATAAGCGATGCGCCAGATCTGGCCCGGGTGATGCTTTCATCCACTCCCTTGAACCCTGTTTCAATTTGTTCATCCAACTCATCACGGTCGGTAATCACCACAACGCGGGCATCGTCGACATTTTCGCGTATCCATTTGGCCAGCCAAATCATGGTTAGACTTTTCCCTGAACCCTGTGAGTGCCAGATGATACCACTGTCCTTTGTTCTTATACGCGGTTGTGCTGCCTGAATGGCGAAGTATTGGTTGGGACGGGCGGCTTTTTTGATGCCACCGTCAAAAATCAAGTAATCATGTATAAAGTCAAGCAAACGACTTTTATCGAAGAATTGCGTAATACTTCTATCCAGCTCATTCGGAATCGCTGGGTTCGGCTCTTTCCATCGTAACCAAAATTTTTCGGGTGTTTTTATTACACCATAATGTAATCCTTCCGTATCGTTTCCAGCTAAAACCAGCTGTACTGTAGTATAGAACTGAGGTATAAATTCGTCGGATTGATTGTCCAGATTCTGTCTAATCCCATGGTGCACGGACACGGTACTGCGTTTCAGTTCAATAACAGCCAATGCAATTCCGTTAATGTAGACAACAAGGTCGGGACGTTTGGTATTACGGCCTTTTACTGTTACTTCTTCGGCTACATAGAAATCGTTCGCCAATGGATTTTTCCAATCGATCAGGTGAACGTACTTTTTATTTTCGGAAGCTTCTCCGCTGATATTGACTCCGTAGCGAAGGAGGCCATACACTTCCTTGTTGGCATGATACAAACCAGCTGCAATGTTCCCGGCTGCCCGTTTCAACTGAGTGATGGCGCTACTTATTTCGGTAGCGGAGTATTGCTGTACTCCTTTCAGGTATCTGCGCAAATAGGCTTCTTCAATATTGCTGTTCTCCCTTTCATTCCAGTCTCCCAGATTGGAATACTTCAGCGATTTGTCTAACAACCGGATAATGCGCTTTTGGGTAGTGATTTCTTTTGAGCCGATTTGTTCCATGAATTTTTTTATTAAATTTCCGGGAGAAGTCTTGAAATTTTTCTGGGTTTAATATCTCCCCAAGGCATTGCACGGTTAATTGGATAGGTAATATATAAATGCCTTTTAGCCCTTGTTATTGCAACATATAAATTGTTTTTTTCCTGTTCTAATTCTAATCCGCCCTTTTGAACTGCTCTATAATCCGGAAAAGTCAAATCATCCATACCCATCAAAAATATAATTTCACTTTCCTGACCCTTCATGGTATGTACAGTGCTTAAAATCAAACCGTCATTTTTTTCATTCTGGAAAGTTTGACCTAAAGCCATTGCGTTTCTAAATGATGCAATTGATTTATCATCTATTAATTTTGCATAGTTATACCAGTGTTTCAAGATCTCCGTGAAGTCATAGTGAGCAAGATTAATCTCATCCTCTTCTTCTTTAAATACGCTATTAACATTCTCTAATTTGTTTTTCAAATTAGTTATAAGGTATTTGAAATTACTACCATCATCCTTTATCTTCAATACAAGTTCGAGTACCATCTTGTTAAGACCATCATCACAAGCTTTATGGATATCTTCTAATGCTGTTTTCCCTTTTACTTTGACTAAACTCAATATTTGGGAAATATGTAATTGGTCTTTTGGATTCACCTTTATTTGTAGGGCCAGATTTAACAGTTTGCCTGCATTGGATTCAAAACTTAACCCCTTAACGGAACTTTTGTAATAATACTTTTTATTATTCTTCTTTAATAATTCCTCCACAGGATATAAAATGAACTTATTTCGTGCGAGTACCGCGATATTTTCAAGTCTTATTTCTTCATCGATATCTTTAATCTTGCTTGCATCCAGTAATTCATTGATCTTATCGAATATCCACATAGCTTCTTCGTCTACTGTATCAAACTCATACAGTTCGCAGACCCCTTCTTTCACTAGATTCTTAATGTCTGATGCGTTCGGTATTAATTTATTTGCGTATTCAATTACTTTTCTTGCACTCCTGTAGTTTTCATATAAAACTATTTCTGTTGGATGAAAATCTACTTTAAATTGATCTGTCATCCATTTGCTACTTGAACCATTAAAGCCATATATCGCCTGTTTTGGATCGCCTACAAGCATTACATTTTTGTGTTCATCTCCAGTCAAAGATCTTAAAACCATGTATTGAGCTTTATTCAGATCTTGCGCTTCGTCAATGCATATATATTCGTAATTTCTTCTGTACAAGGCCGCGATATTAGAATTTTCAACAAACAATCTATAAGTCAGATACAGCAAGTCATCAAAGTCGATAGCATTGAGATTGCTCATAATTTCATTGTAATTTTTATAAACTAAAATTACGGATTGATCGTCAATCTCTTCGGTCAAATTTTCATCGAGAATTACTTCACGCTTTATCTGGGATATTATATCTAAAGCATCATGCCGAAATTTTTCTCTTTGTTTCTGATCCATACGTTCATATCTTATTTTCAAAGTAGGAGTCAGGATTATTGCAGCTTCCACAATTTTCATCCGATCATCCGTTTCCGAAAATACTAGAGGTAATTGGTTGTATCCTATTGCACTACCATGTTTTTCAAGAACTGAACTACAAAATGAATGAAACGTTCCGACAAACAATCTGTCTTGCATATCTATGTCTTCTTGTAACCGTTCCCTTATTTCTTCGCTAGCTTTATTCGTGAAAGTGATCGCAAGAATTTTCCGTTTAGTTTTTTGAACCAATCGTTTTATTCTTTCTGTCAGTACACGCGTTTTTCCACTGCCTGCGCTCGCAGTAACAAGTAGTGCTCCCTTGTCAAAAGCGGCAACTTCTTCCTGTATCTGGGATAATTGAATTTTAGTCATAATGTA harbors:
- a CDS encoding ATP-dependent helicase; the protein is MTKIQLSQIQEEVAAFDKGALLVTASAGSGKTRVLTERIKRLVQKTKRKILAITFTNKASEEIRERLQEDIDMQDRLFVGTFHSFCSSVLEKHGSAIGYNQLPLVFSETDDRMKIVEAAIILTPTLKIRYERMDQKQREKFRHDALDIISQIKREVILDENLTEEIDDQSVILVYKNYNEIMSNLNAIDFDDLLYLTYRLFVENSNIAALYRRNYEYICIDEAQDLNKAQYMVLRSLTGDEHKNVMLVGDPKQAIYGFNGSSSKWMTDQFKVDFHPTEIVLYENYRSARKVIEYANKLIPNASDIKNLVKEGVCELYEFDTVDEEAMWIFDKINELLDASKIKDIDEEIRLENIAVLARNKFILYPVEELLKKNNKKYYYKSSVKGLSFESNAGKLLNLALQIKVNPKDQLHISQILSLVKVKGKTALEDIHKACDDGLNKMVLELVLKIKDDGSNFKYLITNLKNKLENVNSVFKEEEDEINLAHYDFTEILKHWYNYAKLIDDKSIASFRNAMALGQTFQNEKNDGLILSTVHTMKGQESEIIFLMGMDDLTFPDYRAVQKGGLELEQEKNNLYVAITRAKRHLYITYPINRAMPWGDIKPRKISRLLPEI